In Armatimonadota bacterium, a single genomic region encodes these proteins:
- a CDS encoding 3-hydroxyacyl-CoA dehydrogenase/enoyl-CoA hydratase family protein has translation MGSLANRLKTGNTVCVIGAGTMGSGIAAHLANVGFNVTLLDLTTQSVNACFDRAKTAKPPHFFVRGTADKIRLGSIEENLDWVKGADWVCEAIIEKLDAKRALYDKLETLLDPDALISTNTSGLEISLLVEGRSDSFKKRFFGTHFFNPPRYLKLLELIDTDHTTPEAHAAVTEFLEKRVARRVVHALDTPGFIANRYGMWSMYHAIHIAEKLQLSIEQVDLITGPFLGRPRSGSFRLNDIVGLDIMQDIARNQFARCPEDPYIGTLINPKSMDHLLSHGNIGNKAGKGYYDKIGHDYLSFNLTTHAYHPRIEPNLPTVTDNLRKPLAERLKIGLSARDEVGEFLRLYLLPTLRYADYLKASICYSVQDFDRVMQWGFGWEAGPFEMIDMIGSQTVLGADKQFYTAEGQLAPTEFERFAIVREPAYRPLTDYPIVATQGLVDVRDLGEGVRSLELRTKMGSVPPQGVEDLHALLDQEPEGRFVFASSTKAFSVGFDLKFFLDAIEREDWIGIESALERLQSLGEKLASRRVVAALHGYALGGGLELAMSCPQVVALSDAQIGLPESRVGLIPGGRGVTMMRQRSQGGPQMMRDTIGLMTSGYVATNAVEARQNGFLRDQDKVAFHPDMLITRARELALTVEPTPAQDWTPMPPHTAGMVDEKLKDPTYTAYDVLIGDQLKHCMVKATSYEDCLRLERERFLLLCQRPETKARVAHMLETGKPLRN, from the coding sequence GTGGGTTCACTGGCCAATCGGTTGAAGACAGGTAATACAGTATGCGTCATTGGCGCAGGAACCATGGGGTCTGGCATCGCCGCACACCTAGCAAATGTTGGTTTTAACGTCACCTTATTAGACCTAACGACCCAATCGGTCAACGCATGCTTCGACCGCGCTAAGACCGCAAAGCCCCCTCACTTCTTCGTTCGAGGCACCGCAGACAAAATCCGTCTCGGTTCCATCGAAGAGAATCTCGACTGGGTCAAAGGTGCCGACTGGGTCTGCGAAGCCATCATCGAAAAGCTCGACGCAAAGCGAGCCCTCTACGACAAACTCGAAACCTTGCTCGATCCAGACGCCCTGATTTCCACCAACACCAGCGGCCTAGAAATTTCCCTTCTCGTCGAGGGCCGATCTGACTCCTTTAAGAAAAGATTCTTCGGAACCCACTTCTTCAACCCTCCGCGCTATCTCAAACTCCTCGAACTCATTGACACCGACCACACTACCCCCGAAGCCCACGCAGCGGTCACCGAATTCCTCGAGAAGCGTGTCGCCCGCCGGGTCGTACACGCTCTTGACACCCCCGGCTTTATCGCCAACCGCTACGGAATGTGGTCGATGTACCACGCCATTCATATCGCCGAAAAGCTTCAGCTTTCCATCGAGCAAGTGGACCTGATCACAGGCCCCTTCCTCGGTCGTCCCCGATCTGGATCATTCCGCCTCAACGACATTGTCGGACTTGATATCATGCAAGATATCGCCCGGAATCAGTTTGCTCGCTGCCCCGAAGATCCCTACATCGGCACCCTCATCAACCCCAAGTCGATGGACCACCTCCTAAGCCATGGGAATATCGGTAACAAGGCAGGAAAGGGCTACTACGACAAAATTGGCCACGACTACCTCTCGTTCAACCTCACCACCCACGCTTATCATCCCCGCATCGAGCCCAACCTTCCCACCGTCACCGACAACCTACGCAAGCCTCTTGCCGAGCGGCTTAAGATCGGCCTTTCCGCACGAGACGAAGTCGGCGAATTCCTTCGGCTCTATCTGCTGCCCACGCTTCGCTACGCCGACTACCTCAAAGCATCCATCTGCTACTCCGTCCAAGACTTCGACCGAGTCATGCAGTGGGGCTTCGGCTGGGAAGCCGGGCCGTTCGAGATGATCGACATGATCGGTTCACAGACGGTTCTGGGTGCCGATAAGCAGTTCTACACCGCTGAAGGTCAGCTGGCTCCAACCGAGTTTGAGCGATTCGCAATCGTCCGCGAACCCGCCTACCGCCCGCTCACCGACTACCCGATTGTCGCAACCCAAGGTCTCGTGGATGTCCGCGACCTCGGCGAAGGCGTCCGCAGTCTTGAGCTGCGGACCAAGATGGGCTCCGTGCCGCCCCAAGGAGTCGAAGATCTCCACGCCTTGCTCGACCAAGAGCCCGAGGGCCGCTTCGTCTTCGCCTCATCCACCAAGGCGTTCTCCGTCGGATTCGACCTCAAATTCTTCCTCGACGCCATAGAACGCGAAGACTGGATCGGGATCGAATCCGCTCTTGAGCGCCTTCAATCCCTCGGCGAGAAACTCGCCTCTCGGCGAGTCGTTGCCGCACTTCACGGCTACGCCCTCGGCGGCGGGTTGGAGCTCGCCATGAGTTGCCCTCAGGTCGTTGCCCTTTCCGACGCCCAGATCGGACTTCCTGAGTCAAGGGTCGGCCTCATCCCCGGCGGACGTGGCGTCACAATGATGCGACAGCGCAGCCAGGGCGGCCCCCAGATGATGCGCGACACCATTGGACTCATGACCAGTGGCTACGTTGCCACAAACGCCGTCGAAGCCCGCCAAAACGGATTCCTGCGCGACCAAGACAAAGTCGCCTTCCACCCTGATATGCTCATCACCCGCGCCCGCGAGCTAGCGTTGACCGTAGAGCCCACACCCGCCCAAGATTGGACACCGATGCCCCCGCACACCGCCGGCATGGTCGACGAAAAGCTCAAAGACCCCACCTACACCGCCTACGACGTACTCATCGGCGACCAGCTGAAGCACTGCATGGTGAAAGCAACCTCCTACGAAGACTGCCTCCGCCTCGAACGCGAACGCTTCCTCCTACTTTGCCAAAGGCCCGAAACAAAAGCTCGAGTCGCGCACATGCTTGAAACTGGCAAGCCGTTACGAAACTAG
- the infC gene encoding translation initiation factor IF-3 — translation MNGRLLKHRELRIVGSEGEQLGVMTTRDALDQARSQGLDLIMVAPHAQPPVAKIADYGKHKYLEGKLGKDKKPKGQELKGIKISPRIAENDMAHLSRNAIKFLEHGDKVKVTCMFRQRELAHPENGLKRLEHFAELVSEVGTVERPPNLDGRQMIMVLMPKPGVKKKDAKDQDKQVGSEEVQDHRDGEDHSTQEPQ, via the coding sequence ATCAACGGCCGGCTTCTGAAGCACCGTGAGCTACGAATTGTCGGCTCAGAAGGTGAACAGCTAGGGGTCATGACGACCCGAGATGCGCTTGATCAGGCACGAAGCCAGGGGTTGGACCTTATTATGGTCGCGCCTCATGCGCAGCCTCCGGTGGCAAAAATTGCCGATTATGGCAAGCACAAATACCTTGAGGGCAAACTTGGAAAGGATAAAAAGCCCAAAGGACAGGAATTAAAGGGTATAAAGATAAGTCCGCGTATCGCAGAAAACGACATGGCGCACTTGTCACGGAACGCAATCAAGTTCCTTGAGCACGGCGACAAAGTCAAAGTCACCTGCATGTTTCGACAGCGCGAGCTTGCTCACCCAGAAAACGGATTGAAGCGACTCGAGCATTTTGCCGAACTGGTGAGCGAAGTGGGTACGGTCGAAAGACCACCGAATTTGGATGGGCGCCAGATGATCATGGTGCTGATGCCAAAGCCGGGAGTGAAGAAGAAAGATGCCAAAGATCAGGACAAACAAGTCGGCAGCGAAGAGGTTCAAGATCACCGGGACGGGGAAGATCACTCGACGCAAGAGCCACAATAA
- the rpmI gene encoding 50S ribosomal protein L35 yields MPKIRTNKSAAKRFKITGTGKITRRKSHNNHQFLHKRNSTKRALEGEPVLFRGETKRVKRLLVL; encoded by the coding sequence ATGCCAAAGATCAGGACAAACAAGTCGGCAGCGAAGAGGTTCAAGATCACCGGGACGGGGAAGATCACTCGACGCAAGAGCCACAATAACCACCAGTTCCTGCACAAGCGCAATAGCACCAAGCGTGCTCTTGAAGGCGAGCCGGTACTGTTCCGAGGCGAGACAAAGCGCGTTAAGCGACTTCTCGTTCTGTAG